The following DNA comes from Deltaproteobacteria bacterium.
CGCCGAGTACATCTACTAGAATTTCTTTAACTACTTCTACACTCATTTTTTTTCCTCATGTATCGTTATTGAACGCGACATTAGGCCGCGTCAGTCTTGTTGTGTTGATATTCGGTACATGGATGTAACTTCTGACTCATTGAATCGTCTTTTCTTAACTGATTGATCAATCTAGTCGTGCATCTCTGGAACATGATGAATGGGTTTTGCCCACAAAACCCGTTAGGTCTGGACTTAAAGTTGCATAGGATTTGTGGCGAACGAGATCGGCTGGCTTCGGGGAAGACCGTAAAGGTGCTGGGTAGGTTTAAGCTACCTTGGCGAATGATGGCTCCGTACGGTGTACGGTAAGCTCGGTGCGAGGAGCCTCGACGCTGAATTGCTCGGCCCAAAGGTTCTGAATATTCATCGGAATTCCAAGAGTCCACATACGGCCGATGGCATGGATGAATGCGGTGACATCAGAAGTTTTTTTACTGTTGAGACTGATGCATGTATGCTCTTTTCCCTTTAGGATTCGACGAATAAGTCCACTGAGTACTGTTCCCGGCCCAACTTCTACAAATGTTCTTATGCCTGCTTGATGCATGTTATTGATTTGTTCCACGAATCGAACGGTATTGGTTATTTGGGAGGACAATGTTTTTCTAATAGATCGAGGTCCATCTGGATAAGGTAGTCCTGTGGTATTTGCATAGACTGGAATATTTGGAGTGCAGATATCCTCGCGGGTGAGAGTATCCAGGAAGGGTTTTTCTGCCGATTCAACTACAGATGAGTGAAAGGCTGTTGCCACAGGCAATCTCTGGACACGCAGCCCCTGAGATTCAAGCACAGCTTCTGCTTGCTCGATGGTATCGACCGTTCCTGAAAGGACCACCTGGTTGGGTGCATTGTCATTGGCCAATCGAACTTTTACATGATGCGCAAGAAGGATTTCCTCGACTTTTTTTGCTGGTGAACGCACAGCCGTCATTGCGCCCGGAATATTGGCGGCATCTCGCATGAGTTCGCCTCGACGGCGTGCCAGCTTAAGAAGTGTATCGCTGTCTATTGCTTTAGCTGCGTAGAGTGCGGTCAATTCGCCATAGCTATGGCCGCCAACAGCATCGGCTTGAATACCCAGACATTGTAGGAGGTTTAGGTAGGCCAAAGATGCGGTTCCAATGGCTGGTTGTGCCCATTGCGTATCGGTGAGCTGTTTGAGGTGTTTTTCGGGGGTTTGTTTGGATCCATGAGAATCGGGAAAGACTATCTCATTGATGGATTTTTTCTCGCCAGTGAATCGTAACTTAGCTGCTTGCTTCCATGCGGCAAGCGCGGGTTGCCAAGTTCTCGATAGCATTTCGGTCATGCCCAGATATTGACTTCCTTGACCTGGAAATACGAATGCCACTGGAGATGTGCTGGCCCCGGCGTTGTAATAAATCCCAGATTGCTTTGATATTTGTTTTTGGGGTTGGAGTCTTATTTGGCAAAGAGCTTCTCGGACATGGGAGATGAGCTCTTCTTGAGAAGTTGCCAAAATCGCGATCCGGTACTTGTATTGTTCCGTAGCGCTTAAATGATTTTGTTTGATTGTTTGTTCGCAGGGGATTGTGGGTTCTTCAAGTCGTAAAAGAAGGTTTCGGAGTTTTTTACCTAATATTGCAGGGGTGAGGGCCGAGAGTAGAATAGGGCCCAGAAGAGATGCTTGAGGTGTTTGGTTTTCTTGTTTTGTGTCAGTCATGTTGATGCAATCTCCTTGCCTATGCAGTGGTCCTTGTCGACTTTGTCGTTAGTAGATTCGCAACACGGTTTAGATTTTCGACATTTTTTTATAAGAAATTGATTAGAAATTGATTAATGTAAATTGATTAAGCAGGAAATTGATTAAAATTGATTAAGCAGGAATGGAAATTGTAAATTGATTATAAATTGATTAAGCAGGAATGTGTATATGTCTCACTTTGGTAGCTAAACTGTTTCATCTTGACTCATCACTACATTGACCTTCTGAATTTATTACGGTTTTTTCTGGCACATAGCTTGCGGTATTGTATGTATGCAGAAAGATACCGGCCAAACTCTCCAAATCACGCATGCTCGATATATTCAGTCAGGGATGATTTACCACATCATCAGTAAAACTCTTCGCGGGCAATTTCTTTTGGCCCCCAAGAAAGGTGTCTCTGCACTTTGTGGTGGAGTGGTGGCAATGGCTCGTCAAAACTGGCCTGAAGTTAAGCTTTATGGCTTTGCATTTATGTCTAACCATATTCATTTGATGGTATCTGGTCGCGGCGATGATGTGTCTGGTTTTGTTGGCTTTATAAAACGTGAAATCTCTCGAAGGCTTGGTCAGCGTTATAGAATGCCCGGTAGCTTTTGGCATCAGAGATATGTTGCTACAGCTCTGCCAACTGAAGAAAGCCAGGTTAAATGCCTTAAGTATGTTTTGAGCCAAGGCGTGAAGGAAGATTTGGTCGAGCGGCCAGAGCATTGGCCGGGCTTACATTGCGCAAAGCATTTAATGACCGGTTCTCAAATCAAAGCGCAGTGGTTTCATGCTACAGAATATCACCGCGCTAAGGTGAATCAGAAACAACGATTATATAAGAAGCGGCTCAATAAATCTGACTTTGTAGAGCAGCTAAAGTTAAGAGTGGATGCTTTGCCGGGCTGGTCACATCTCAGTGAAGCGGAGAGAAGAAGAATTGTTACTGGTTTAGTTGAAGAAATTGTGTCTCTAGAAACCAAGCGTAGGGAGCGTGAGTCGAAGAGGGTTGTTGGTCGCCGAGCAGTGAAGGCTATGGATATTAGCATCTGCACAAAGCCGTTATTGCCTCCTTGGTGGCGTGTACGCCGCCGTCAGTTAACAGCATGGGCGAAGAGATTTGATGAAGCTACCAGAGCTTATGTGGGCAATTATTGGTGCTTTCAACTTGCTTATCGTGAAGCCTCCTTAGGCCTGAAAAAATCGGTAGGTCCGGATGGATTTCCTGATAACTGTTGGACATCCTTATTATATCGAGCTTAGAGCAGTAGATACTTTGAAATAGATATGCCACCTAGGGACGCGTGCGTTCGCTGCTTAAAGTGAGAGCCTTTTGTAGATGTTAGAGATTGAATCAGTGCTTGAAATTTAGCTTAAAATGCTTGTTTCAGAAGTAAAAGACTTTGTTTTTCTCTATTCCTTAAACACATTCCTGCTTAATCTTCTCTAATCTTCTCTAGAGGGCGAAAAGTTGAATCGACCGGAACGGATAATTGCTGTTTTAAAATTATCATCGAGACCGTTCACAGGCATGAGTTGGTTTTGGATGCTTGATGGTATGGGGCGGTCTGGGTGGAAGCAGAGCATGTTGACTTCTGGGCGGTGCTGCTGAAACACATTGATTGAATTTTGGTAGAAATTATCAGGATTGAAGTAATTTTCGAGATGCCACATGCAAGTGTAGCCAAGGTTATCTAGGATCTCCAACAGTTCCCTGGACCCTGGCTCTGAGTTGTTTTCAACAAATAGCAGTGGTTTGTGGTTGGCTATCGTGTTCGATGCTCCTTTAAGTACCTGAGATTCCATCCCCTCGACGTCGACTTTAATCATGTCACAACGCTTTAGCGCCATGCTGTCGATAGTTTTTTGGGGTACTGGTTCACCAGTGCCGTCCTGTTCAATCTTTAGGCCAGCGAAATTAATTGTTTCCCAAGGCGGAAGCACGGGTACTTTAATGTCACAGCATATCTCGCCGACAGCTTGCTGAGAGAAGAGGACATTGAGGATTCTGTTAAGGGCAAGGTTGGCGCAAAGAAACTGGAAAGCGAGATGCTGGGGCTCAAATGCGTAAACAATACCGCCTGAGCCTTCCACCGCTTTGGCCAATGGAACGGTATGGGTGCCGATGTTAGCACCAACATCGAGAACGACGTCGCCGGGTTCGAGAAGCGAGACCAGAAGTTGCACTTCATGCTCACACCACTCACCGTATAAATCCATGCAACGACCAACAGAATAATCGTTCCTATTGTAAAGGATTAAACCGTGTTTACAGCGTTTGAGGTTAACCCAGTCTTCCTCAATGATAGCTTTGCTAGCGTCAATCTTGATATTTGCTCCACTCATGGCATTACGCTACCACTCTTGTACAGTTCATAAAAGATGTTAGAGCGCTTGAACGGAAATACGAGTCGCGCCTTCATGTACCTGGGTCTGTTCCAACTGATTTCCTCCGACCATACTCATGTATTTGTGAGTCAAGGTTCGATCTCCCACATCGTAAATATGCTGAAAGAGAATGAGAGTTCTACTCCAGTGACCTTGATTGGCATGCCGCAGCGTTTCTACATCGATATCGTGAACTAGCCTCGTAGGAGTCGTTTCAGTATCATCAATATATATTGTGTTCGGAGATTCTAGTTTACCTTCGTTTGTTCATCACTGCATAGTAGACGCACCGAATCGAACTGGGGGATAAATACTGTGCGGGTAAACCTTTGACATCACCGCGGGCCAGGGCATCTGCAGCTGCATAACACGCGGCATGAACATCCCAGCCGTCATTCACACGGTTACGTACATCTTCGAATTCGGCTCGCAATTTAGTTATGCATAATTTAGTTTAGATACTCTGACGACCCTTTATGACAATCTCGTTTTGATAGTATTGGGCCTTATTGGTCCCGCTCTTTTTGGCTTTGTCGAGTTCAGTCTCAATCAAGTCCTGGAGAACTTCGGTAGGCTGGAAACCTTTTAAGTATCGTCCATTGATAAAGAAAGCCGGCGCTCCTAGAGAACCTAGAATAGCGGCCGTGCGTTGGTCCGTTAGAATGTGCTCCTTATATTTGTTTTCTCGATAGCAGTTTTGCCACTTTATCAAGTCAACCTTGGCTGTCTTAGCATAGCCGAGTAGATCTGTATCTTCGAGTTCAAATTGGGTCTCGAAAAGAGTGTCATGAAACTCCCAGAACTTACCTTGCTCGTGTGCACACATAGATCCGTTCGCCGCCGGCATAGACCGTGTCCGACGCTCAAGGGGATAGTGTTTGAAGACCAATCGTAGATTCTCACCGTATTGCGTTTTCAGATCTTTGAGAATTGGAGCCATTTGGCCAGAGAACATCTCTTGGAAATTAAAGACATGTACTAGGGTAACCCAAGCGTCGTCGGGACCTTGAGTCGGTGAGTCCCCAACGCGAAATGAGTAAACCTTTTCAGGATCTGGGCTATTGTACCTTCGTTGCGAAGGATCAGCTTTAGCAGCACCTGCCCCTGGATCTTGAGCTGCGGCTTGTTTGGCAACGGGTTGCACTTTGGGTGGTGGCTTTACTCCTGGTCGCAGTGTTTGGGTCCCTAAAACGCTAACTTTAGCCAGGATTTTTTCCTGGTTGCCTTTGAGGTCTCGAAAATCATCTCGTGAGATGCAGCTCGTGAGCATCAGAGTTAGACCCATAGCAAGTAAAATAGCGGCCAATGGACGGCTCGAACGCATGATCATATCTTCCCCTCCGAGACGTGACAGGCACCAGGTGAGCATCGAATAAGTGAGAGTCTTTCACATCTCAGGGCATGTCAACGAAGACAACGAATTAGAAAGAGGTTTGTGGGAAGGGTCGCCCGAACCCGTTACTAATGAATTCAAGATTTCCAGTTTTACATATCTTGATGTATTTTTGTCACGGCAACGCTCTAAGCGAGTAAGAAGCCTCAATTAAAGTCTGCTCTTAGGGCTCTTTGATAAGAACTGCACCCTGTTTCTCAGAGTAACTCGTGCCACAACAACTCTTTAACTTTTAACCCTGGCACAATCGTCAGGCATCTCTAGAGCCTGGTAGACCTTCGAGGGTGACTGGCCGAAAGCATTCAGGCCCGGTACCCACGAGTAACCAAATTCAACCTAGGCTGATACGCGCGTAGTCGATCCCGAATTACTTCTTCACCGCAAAGACACAGACTGTCTGCCCAACCTGTTTACGCTGCATATTTTTTCGCTCAAACCAAGCCTCCAACTCTCCATCTGCCTTTAGCTTCTTTATCTTCTCTACGGCTGCCGCCAGCTCCCCCTCTTTACATAATGCAAAGGTCGAATCATTCTTGGCGAAGTACTCACTCTTCTCCACAAACCCGTCCAAATCAAAGTAAAGGTCGGCGTCGTACAAAATTTCGTCGTAAATATGTTCAAATCGCACACTGTTCGGATCAAAACCTGCTTCTTCTAATGCAGTTCTCATCGTCTCTACAGTAGGCGCGCGTTTCTCCCAGGCACTGAACGCATCAGGGATGCACTCCGCCCACCACATGCCGATTTCAACACAAACCGGAGGAGAGAAATTAATACTAATCCGGCCGCCGGATTTAAGAACTCTATACCATTCCTTGCAAGCTGCTTTAAGATCAGAGAAATCGTTGTCCGGACGCAGGTGGTGGACAACTTGGTTGTTAATCACCGCATCATACACTCCCGTTTTTAGCCCGGGCATGTCACACACATTATCTACAGAGAATGAAATATCCGCCCCAGAAACTGTCTTCAGATTAGGCAATAGTTCCCCGTCTTCAGTACTGGTTTTCAAACCGTCACCCGTGATTAATTGCTTAACGTTATTCCAAGCCTCTTTCACCATACTCATATTGAAGTCGGAACAATGAACTTTTTTCAGGTTATAAACATTCTCTCCACCCTTTTTCGTAAATTCGACGGTGTAATTTCCCGTCCCACAACCAGAATCTAAAAGATGAATATTGGAAAGGTCATGTGTGGGCGCTCCATCGATGCCATCTCCACCGCCTGAGATAAATTGAGCAATTCTTTTGGCAGCCAACGGGCGGCGTAGAGCTGTGTAGGTGGAGGCTTTTTCGTCGTAGGATTCGTAAGAGTGTGGCATCATTTACTTTCAAATTGAAGTTTCATCTGGACCCAATTCGCTCAGACACCATCAAAGGCGTTGCGCGACAGCTCATTAAGCACAGATTCGTATCTATTAGGAAACGCTATCTTATATTTGACTGCGTCATGGAAATCTAATTTGAAATTTAATTTAAATTTAATTTAGCAGGAACGTGTGTTTACTTAGGGCGCCAACTTCTTTCGGTTATGATTTCACGAGAGAGGTCGGGTGCACATATTCCTGCTTTAATCATTTCTCAAGGCACGCATTCTGCTGGAAATGCAAGGGTGCCGTTGAATTCCACATAGGTGGTGCTCGGTGACCGGTTGGGAATGGGCGCTTCGTTCATCGTGACTGTGTTGAAACCGTCGCCAAATGAAAAGTTCTTAAAGAGCTGGGTCCACGATTCCGTTTGTGGATTATCGCCGTCTTGGAGCCCGCCGGTGCTGCAGTTTGCAAGAGCCGAATTGTCGATACACTCCACATTGCCCGAGGATTGATAATTGGGAACGCAGCCCGCGCCGCTGGCGGGATTGTCGGGTGTCCAGTTGTTGCCTGAGCCACTGGTATTACACGTTTGCCAGGTTAATGCCGTGCCAGAGAGGCTGCCCGCGTTGAGGCTCACAGTGTTCGTATTGGTTCCCGCAGTGCCATTGGTATTCGTGTTGGTGGTTAGCCCTGAAACCGTGCTGGAGAACACCTGGTCCATTGAATAGTAGAGCACACCGGCATCGCCATTGCCTGGGTTGCCTTGTCCGTCATCGGACACTCTTATTTTTAAAACACCACGTTGAGCCGGGTTGCTGCCATCGGGAATCACAAAGCTTGCATCACCCATTCCAAAGGTGGTGCCGGCAATACGAAACATGCCCGTTAATTCATAGGTCAGGATATGAAAGGAGCAACCCAGAAACGGTTCTTCACAATAAGAGCCATCTCCCAGGGTATCGGCCCAACCTTCAGGGCAAGCGCATTCAAAGCTGCCGGGAATATTGGAGCAGCTGGCCACCAGGTCGCAGTGATTGATTCCCGTGATGCATTCGTCGATGTCCTCGCAAAGGGTGCCGTCTGCATAAACATCGCTGTATCCCTCGGGGCATGCGCCGCAGGTAAAGCTTCCTTCGGTGTTGGTGCAGCTCACCAGGTCGTCGCAATCGTCGCTGCCAAGTGAGCACTCATTTTGGTCGACGCATTGTGTTCCATCGCCGTTCACATCGGTATAACCCGCCGGGCAACCGCCGCAGGTAAAGCTTCCAGCGGTATTGATGCATTCAACCTCGGCCGAACAGTCATCGCTTCCCAAAGCGCATTCATCGATGTCCTGGCACTGTGTGCCATCTGCGAAGGCGTCGTTAAAACCTGTGGGGCACGCACCGCAGATAAAAGCACCATCTGTATTGGTGCACGATACCAGGGCATCGCAATTGGATGTCTGTGTTGCGCATTCATCAATGTCTGTGCAAACCCCGTCGATTCGGATGTAGCCGGGGTTGCAGTCGCCGAGAATGGCGCAGATAGGCGCTGCTCCGCTCCAATACCCATTGGCCATGCAAATACGTTCACCGCTATCACTCACGCCCATGGCAAACCCGATATCACAGCTGTAGGTCGCCGATGCTGTGTAACCCGTTTCGCTATAGGTAACATTGCCATTAGGAGCTGAAGGCGGCGCGCCGCAATCCACGGCTGTGCAAACCGCAGTGGGTCCATGCCAGCTGCCATCACCGCTGCAAAGCTGAGTGGCGCCGCCGACGGGCAGAATCAAATAACC
Coding sequences within:
- a CDS encoding ACP S-malonyltransferase; the encoded protein is MTDTKQENQTPQASLLGPILLSALTPAILGKKLRNLLLRLEEPTIPCEQTIKQNHLSATEQYKYRIAILATSQEELISHVREALCQIRLQPQKQISKQSGIYYNAGASTSPVAFVFPGQGSQYLGMTEMLSRTWQPALAAWKQAAKLRFTGEKKSINEIVFPDSHGSKQTPEKHLKQLTDTQWAQPAIGTASLAYLNLLQCLGIQADAVGGHSYGELTALYAAKAIDSDTLLKLARRRGELMRDAANIPGAMTAVRSPAKKVEEILLAHHVKVRLANDNAPNQVVLSGTVDTIEQAEAVLESQGLRVQRLPVATAFHSSVVESAEKPFLDTLTREDICTPNIPVYANTTGLPYPDGPRSIRKTLSSQITNTVRFVEQINNMHQAGIRTFVEVGPGTVLSGLIRRILKGKEHTCISLNSKKTSDVTAFIHAIGRMWTLGIPMNIQNLWAEQFSVEAPRTELTVHRTEPSFAKVA
- a CDS encoding FkbM family methyltransferase — translated: MSGANIKIDASKAIIEEDWVNLKRCKHGLILYNRNDYSVGRCMDLYGEWCEHEVQLLVSLLEPGDVVLDVGANIGTHTVPLAKAVEGSGGIVYAFEPQHLAFQFLCANLALNRILNVLFSQQAVGEICCDIKVPVLPPWETINFAGLKIEQDGTGEPVPQKTIDSMALKRCDMIKVDVEGMESQVLKGASNTIANHKPLLFVENNSEPGSRELLEILDNLGYTCMWHLENYFNPDNFYQNSINVFQQHRPEVNMLCFHPDRPIPSSIQNQLMPVNGLDDNFKTAIIRSGRFNFSPSRED
- a CDS encoding DsbA family protein — protein: MIMRSSRPLAAILLAMGLTLMLTSCISRDDFRDLKGNQEKILAKVSVLGTQTLRPGVKPPPKVQPVAKQAAAQDPGAGAAKADPSQRRYNSPDPEKVYSFRVGDSPTQGPDDAWVTLVHVFNFQEMFSGQMAPILKDLKTQYGENLRLVFKHYPLERRTRSMPAANGSMCAHEQGKFWEFHDTLFETQFELEDTDLLGYAKTAKVDLIKWQNCYRENKYKEHILTDQRTAAILGSLGAPAFFINGRYLKGFQPTEVLQDLIETELDKAKKSGTNKAQYYQNEIVIKGRQSI
- a CDS encoding class I SAM-dependent methyltransferase, with product MMPHSYESYDEKASTYTALRRPLAAKRIAQFISGGGDGIDGAPTHDLSNIHLLDSGCGTGNYTVEFTKKGGENVYNLKKVHCSDFNMSMVKEAWNNVKQLITGDGLKTSTEDGELLPNLKTVSGADISFSVDNVCDMPGLKTGVYDAVINNQVVHHLRPDNDFSDLKAACKEWYRVLKSGGRISINFSPPVCVEIGMWWAECIPDAFSAWEKRAPTVETMRTALEEAGFDPNSVRFEHIYDEILYDADLYFDLDGFVEKSEYFAKNDSTFALCKEGELAAAVEKIKKLKADGELEAWFERKNMQRKQVGQTVCVFAVKK